A stretch of the Lactuca sativa cultivar Salinas chromosome 9, Lsat_Salinas_v11, whole genome shotgun sequence genome encodes the following:
- the LOC111902195 gene encoding uncharacterized protein LOC111902195 has translation MDGEKKTGSGNEPQDMDQDQGHHGSSVDVESALALLANDINKIMRCIGPMVNKLEDLDKRVELMETGLKEYQEERVDLHPTREKPPPFNPDIRFPTFPEKFDCDVFRKWVKEVELYFEYYHVPGYQQFELVVASLPQEGEVFQWWQDIKELCTRTRLPLLIPIGWNEMKRLVMHKFLRPMLNKTSTVSL, from the exons ATGGATGGGGAAAAGAAGACTGGATCAG GGAACGAGCCACAAGACATGGATCAAGATCAAGGACACCATGGCTCCAG TGTAGATGTAGAAAGCGCTTTGGCTTTGTTGGCCAATGATATAAATAAAATTATGAGGTGTATTGGGCCGATGGTAAACAAACTCGAAGATCTGGACAAACGTGTAGAATTAATGGAGACGGGTTTGAAAGAATATCAAGAAGAGCGAGTGGATTTGCATCCTACAAGGGAGAAACCACCTCCTTTCAACCCAGATATACGTTTCCCAACATTCCCTGAGAAGTTTGATTGTGATGTCTTTCGCAAATGGGTAAAGGAAGTAGAATTGTATTTTGAGTATTATCATGTCCCAGGGTATCAACAATTCGAACTTGTAGTTGCCTCATTGCCACAAGAGGGAGAGGTTTTTCAATGGTGGCAAGATATCAAAGAGCTATGCACTAGAACTAGACTCCCTTTATTGATTCCCATTGGGTGGAACGAGATGAAGAGGTTGGTTATGCATAAATTCCTTCGTCCAATGCTTAACAAAACATCCACAGTTTCTTTGTGA